The following coding sequences lie in one Chthonomonadales bacterium genomic window:
- a CDS encoding NAD(+)/NADH kinase: MGIREVGLIVNPSKWQALSFAHEVVAWLAARDITVRVEAEAAARMERPDLATGDGGLLGVDLIITLGGDGTILAASQVAAPHGIPVLGVHMGQFGFIAETHPDDLFADMEKVLAGQAKVEERMMVRGDVVRAGSILHTAYGLNDIVLNKGARTRMLQLETSFGGDFVVSYLADGVVVATPTGSTAYALSAGGPLVEPTVQALMVTPICPHSLAARPLVVPASEVITLSVEANGGEVLLSADSGQVFTLAAGDRVEARRAEFSARIVAIRHASFYHKVRKRLLWGERLNA, encoded by the coding sequence TTGGGAATCCGCGAGGTGGGGCTGATCGTTAACCCGTCGAAGTGGCAGGCGCTCAGCTTCGCCCACGAGGTGGTGGCCTGGCTCGCTGCGCGCGACATCACGGTACGTGTGGAGGCCGAGGCCGCCGCCCGCATGGAGCGCCCGGACCTGGCCACCGGTGACGGCGGCCTCCTCGGAGTGGACCTGATCATCACTCTCGGCGGCGACGGCACCATCCTGGCGGCGAGCCAGGTCGCCGCGCCGCACGGGATCCCCGTCCTCGGGGTCCACATGGGGCAGTTCGGCTTCATCGCCGAGACGCATCCCGACGACCTCTTCGCCGACATGGAGAAGGTGCTTGCCGGCCAGGCGAAGGTTGAGGAGCGGATGATGGTGCGCGGGGACGTCGTGCGCGCCGGGAGCATCCTGCACACTGCCTACGGCCTGAACGACATCGTGCTCAACAAGGGCGCGCGAACGCGCATGCTCCAGCTCGAAACCTCGTTTGGCGGCGACTTCGTGGTGAGCTACCTGGCGGACGGCGTCGTGGTGGCAACGCCCACCGGCTCCACGGCCTACGCGCTCTCGGCTGGAGGCCCGCTCGTGGAGCCTACCGTGCAGGCATTGATGGTGACGCCGATCTGCCCGCACTCGCTTGCCGCCCGGCCCCTCGTGGTGCCCGCTTCGGAGGTCATTACGCTCAGCGTGGAGGCCAACGGCGGCGAGGTGCTCCTCTCGGCCGACAGCGGCCAGGTGTTCACCCTGGCCGCCGGCGACCGTGTGGAGGCGCGCCGCGCCGAGTTCTCGGCGCGCATCGTTGCCATCCGCCACGCCAG